In the Epinephelus lanceolatus isolate andai-2023 chromosome 6, ASM4190304v1, whole genome shotgun sequence genome, one interval contains:
- the alpi.2 gene encoding intestinal-type alkaline phosphatase: MAGKHKLIFTGLLVFMSVHWSSSISEEELHASYWNNKARQALHNAMNVKPNLHQAKNLILFLGDGMGIPTVTAARILKGQMAGHSGEETSLVMDTFPHLALSKTYNVDQQMPDSAGTATAYLCGVKANYGTLGVTAATQRYNCSTTFGNEVTSVLHRAKKAGKSVGIVTTTRVQHASPGATYAHTANRGWYSDSDLTTEAIQHGCRDVAWQLVHNTEINVILGGGRQYMFPRTTHDPEYPSYTGDRNDGRNLVDMWLQNKKNAKYVWNKAQFDAVNPADTDFLMGLFEPKDCRYELERDPTMDPSLTEMMEKAIKILSKNPNGFFLFVEGGRIDHGHHGGRAKRALYEAVQFDQAIGRAAELTSELDTLSVVTADHSHVFAYGGYSARGNSVLGVSHSLANDKKHFTTAVYGNGPGYQSGVRPDMNESVSSGDDYRQQAPVPLDSETHGIEDVAIFAKGPMSHLFHGVQEQNYIAHVLAYAACLEPYGDCKVDPLNHAGAVNPSLLLLLMSLLLLSLCSV, encoded by the exons ATGGCTGGCAAACATAAACTCATTTTTACTGGACTATTGGTTTTcatgtcagtgcattggtcttCATCTATTTCAG AGGAAGAGCTCCATGCCAGCTACTGGAACAACAAAGCGAGGCAGGCACTTCACAATGCCATGAATGTTAAGCCGAATCTTCACCAAGCCAAGAACCTCATCCTCTTCCTGGGGGACG GTATGGGGATACCGACGGTGACTGCTGCCCGGATCCTCAAAGGCCAGATGGCAGGACATTCTGGGGAGGAGACCAGTCTGGTTATGGATACCTTTCCTCACCTGGCACTGTCTAAG ACGTACAACGTGGACCAGCAGATGCCAGACAGCGCTGGCACAGCCACAGCTTACTTATGTGGTGTGAAGGCCAACTACGGCACCCTGGGTGTCACAGCCGCCACCCAAAGGTACAACTGTAGCACTACCTTTGGGAACGAAGTCACATCAGTTCTGCACCGTGCCAAGAAGGCAG GGAAGTCTGTGGGAATTGTCACAACAACCAGAGTGCAGCACGCCTCTCCTGGCGCAACCTACGCTCACACTGCCAACCGAGGGTGGTATTCTGACTCCGACCTCACCACCGAGGCGATCCAACATGGCTGCCGTGACGTTGCTTGGCAGCTGGTTCATAACACAGAGATAAAT GTTATTCTTGGTGGAGGACGTCAGTACATGTTTCCGAGAACCACGCATGACCCAGAGTATCCATCTTACACAGGAGACCGAAATGATGGACGAAATCTTGTTGACATGTGgttgcaaaacaaaaag AATGCTAAATATGTTTGGAACAAAGCTCAGTTTGATGCCGTCAATCCTGCAGATACAGACTTCCTGATGG GTCTCTTTGAGCCCAAAGACTGCCGCTACGAGTTGGAGCGTGACCCAACCATGGACCCCTCCCTTACAGAGATGATGGAGAAAGCAATTAAGATTCTGAGCAAGAACCCAAATGGATTTTTCCTCTTTGTGGAAG GTGGGAGAATTGACCATGGTCACCATGGAGGAAGGGCCAAAAGAGCTCTCTATGAGGCTGTCCAGTTTGACCAGGCGATTGGGCGAGCAGCTGAACTCACCAGCGAGCTGGACACCCTGTCTGTGGTAACTGCAGACCACTCCCACGTCTTTGCCTATGGAGGATATTCTGCCAGAGGAAACTCTGTTTTAG GGGTGTCTCACTCACTAGCTAACGACAAGAAGCACTTCACCACTGCTGTGTATGGAAATGGACCAGGATACCAGAGTGGGGTTCGCCCAGATATGAATGAGTCAGTTTCAT CGGGTGACGATTACCGTCAGCAAGCTCCTGTCCCTCTTGACTCAGAGACCCATGGCATAGAGGACGTTGCCATCTTTGCCAAAGGCCCCATGTCACACCTTTTCCACGGGGTCCAGGAGCAGAACTACATTGCACACGTCCTGGCTTATGCTGCCTGCCTGGAGCCCTACGGGGACTGCAAAGTAGACCCGCTCAACCACGCTGGAGCCGTCAATCCcagcctgctgctcctcctgatgagcctccttctcctctccctctgctctgtcTGA
- the LOC117253380 gene encoding uncharacterized protein LOC117253380, with amino-acid sequence MDRKLTRLESQLCNAVNDGDPRSVQLLLSQGACPDRVGSKGVAAIHLAAGKESEKNTRCLKMLLQYGADPNIRSEGLTPLHVAALWGCYQNLKLLLINGGNPNIKDNEGNTPGQLAEQQENRKCAQLLQEYQSSSVDTEEDDMPQFQYSVYSDQDTFSYPESEYSFSSHSSMISDFGEAPLSSTRRSSFFNLSNINGRPNCRGISYNRLSDMDTKRHHGQDWNNSSSHWASEGPSILSSTRMSAVGPAAAMPVLMEDDLLTDEGVSTSKANEHAATADGRISLSRRDTLPAFPSRRASRKSVSFRDVDEYFPVFSPESPKQQPAVDGSHCTGSLPFDISEYSDFLDSERMATVLHKQGIDVTSPDHVYVFCRESSESTEEDLEKTVISHCVLEDSDDEQEGEHVEEAQVNIPEQPAPSHVGNSSSETGSSHYSSCESDHYTSALHSSTHPKHFLLPEVEDACHGAESDQKIQISTDSDSKFTRQDLPPIQTEHQMDSKTTEHLPGLCDKQAPSEVKYPNNDLSEACSGPVVATQSEGRIGQPVADTPLDEAAETLQEIFTLPFTPSPYVTGRTRSRLSRCSMRTSKTPESLLATSSLFEETLPTPVRTRRQTPRSQSSADFYSSPHVPCHTPHYSGESTGGDSLPADSQDTQSSTLGAGSSVSNSQADTLILSKSITDSASESQTLSDTVILETNQDPSEDAYERNLAEIILAMQGHDLLTDDLTSTDEATTKRNKSEDKVDSQNSEDAWITEDYSSQPESVSSSSSSSYFSPRRSREDSDFPSTPGTGCTPRYSMSRLSSCRRPQHLANLSYTPGGRPHIQDLDEPVEYLYTDTEQGHKLIEIHVPPTSNTSLSSSMSTTSSEETILYDWRSMQTDMMNAGKENKKPQKVQQKEEKDDDRLLPETKGMTDKELRLRLVELGESPGPISCRTRPTYMRRLCRLLQESNSQSLHPQKQLEQPQTDLGYSPELCRALRTFELPDCQADEQALCQQFDQPDQNRKWREGIIKSSFNYLLLDPRVTKNLPFRSRTMTPQECFQTFIHAIFYVGKGKRSRPYSHMYEALEYFKGEKTAKKLCPKVQHILQVWNAEQGVISLHCFQNVIPVEAYTREACMVEAIGLKMLTNQKRGDFYGVVSTWQTKKKRDLGVHLLYRAMQIFLAEGERQLRPADIRQ; translated from the exons ATGGATCGAAAGCTGACGAGGCTCGAAAGTCAACTGTGTAACGCTGTGAACGATGGAGACCCCAG ATCTGTGCAGCTGCTTCTTTCACAAGGTGCATGCCCTGACCGGGTGGGTAGTAAAGGGGTGGCTGCAATACACTTGGCTGCTGGCAAAGAGAGTGAGAAGAATACACGCTGCTTGAAAATGCTGCTGCAATATGGAGCAGATCCCAATATCAG GTCAGAGGGACTGACTCCTCTTCATGTCGCTGCACTGTGGGGATGTTATCAAAATCTGAAGCTGCTCTTGATCAATGGAGGGAACCCAAACATTAAAGATAAT GAAGGGAATACACCAGGGCAACTTGCAGAGCAGCAGGAGAATCGGAAATGTGCCCAGCTCCTTCAGGAGTACCAGTCCAGCTCAGTGGACACAGAAGAGGACGACATGCCTCAATTCCAATACT CTGTGTATTCAGACCAAGACACATTCAGCTATCCTGAATCAGAGTACAGCTTCAGTTCCCACTCCTCTATGATAAGTGACTTTGGTGAAGCCCCATTGAGCAGCACAAGGCGCTCATCATTTTTCAACCTGTCTAACATTAATGGAAGGCCAAATTGCAGAGGAATATCATATAATAGACTCTCTGATATGGACACTAAGAGGCATCATGGCCAGGACTGGAACAATTCCTCCTCACACTGGGCATCTGAAGGTCCCTCCATACTATCAAGCACTCGTATGTCTGCAGTGGGACCTGCAGCTGCGATGCCGGTTCTTATGGAGGATGATTTATTaactgacgagggtgtgtccaCATCGAAAGCAAATGAACATGCTGCTACAGCTGATGGCAGAATCTCTCTTTCTAGAAGAGACACTCTCCCAGCATTTCCCTCCAGGAGAGCGAGCCGTAAGAGTGTGAGCTTCAGAGACGTTGATGAGTATTTCCCCGTTTTTAGTCCTGAATCTCCCAAACAGCAGCCTGCTGTCGATGGCAGCCACTGCACCGGCAGCTTGCCTTTTGACATATCTGAGTACTCTGACTTCCTGGATTCAGAACGCATGGCCACTGTTTTACACAAGCAGGGCATTGACGTCACGTCGCCGGATCACGTTTATGTTTTTTGCAGGGAGAGCAGTGAAAGCACAGAGGAGGACTTGGAGAAAACGGTCATCAGTCACTGTGTTTTGGAAGACAGTGATGATGAACAGGAGGGTGAACATGTAGAAGAGGCTCAGGTGAACATACCAGAACAGCCAGCCCCGTCTCATGTTGGCAACAGTAGCAGTGAGACAGGTAGTAGTCATTATAGTAGCTGTGAGAGCGACCATTACACCAGTGCTTTGCATTCTTCTACAcacccaaaacattttttactcCCTGAGGTAGAGGACGCTTGTCATGGGGCTGAATCTGACCAAAAGATTCAGATTTCTACAGACTCTGATTCTAAATTTACAAGGCAAGATCTGCCACCTATTCAAACAGAACATCAGATGGATTCAAAAACTACAGAACATTTACCAGGTTTGTGTGATAAACAGGCTCCGTCTGAAGTAAAATACCCAAACAATGACTTGTCTGAGGCGTGTAGTGGTCCTGTTGTGGCCACCCAAAGTGAAGGTCGCATTGGCCAGCCAGTGGCAGACACCCCATTGGATGAAGCAGCCGAGACATTACAGGAAATCTTCACCCTTCCATTCACACCGAGCCCTTATGTAACAGGCAGGACTCGCTCAAGATTGAGTCGCTGCTCAATGAGAACAAGCAAAACGCCCGAGAGCCTCCTCGCCACCTCTTCTCTGTTTGAAGAGACCCTCCCCACACCCGTTCGGACACGCCGCCAGACACCTCGATCTCAAAGCAGTGCAGACTTTTACAGTTCACCACACGTACCTTGTCATACACCACACTATTCAGGGGAAAGCACAGGAGGAGACTCCTTGCCTGCTGATAGCCAGGACACACAGTCCAGCACCCTAGGAGCTGGATCAAGTGTTAGCAATAGCCAAGCTGACACTCTCATCCTCTCCAAGAGCATAACTGATTCTGCTTCTGAATCACAGACTCTATCTGACACAGTCATACTGGAGACAAACCAAGACCCTTCAGAGGATGCTTATGAAAGAAACCTTGCAGAGATTATACTGGCCATGCAAGGCCACGATCTTCTGACTGATGACCTGACAAGTACAGATGAGGcaacaacaaagagaaacaaaagtgaAGACAAGGTAGATTCCCAAAACAGTGAAGATGCCTGGATCACTGAAGACTACAGCTCCCAGCCAGAGTCTGTCTCATCTTCATCTAGCTCCAGTTATTTTTCCCCCCGGAGGTCCAGGGAAGACTCTGATTTTCCCTCCACTCCGGGCACTGGCTGCACCCCCAGGTACAGCATGAGCCGGCTGTCCAGCTGCCGCAGGCCGCAGCACCTGGCTAACCTATCTTACACCCCCGGAGGGCGTCCACACATTCAGGATCTGGACGAACCAGTGGAGTACCTCTACACCGATACCGAACAGGGCCACAAGCTGATAGAGATCCACGTCCCGCCCACGTCAAACACCTCACTCAGCTCCAGCATGAGCACCACCAGCAGCGAGGAAACCATCCTTTATGACTGGCGCTCCATGCAGACGGACATGATGAACGCAGGAAAGGAGAACAAGAAGCCTCAGAAAGTGCAACAAAAGGAAGAAAAGGATGATGACAGGCTGTTGCCGGAGACCAAAGGTATGACCGACAAGGAGCTGAGGCTGAGGCTAGTAGAGCTGGGGGAGAGCCCAGGCCCTATCAGCTGCCGCACCAGGCCCACCTACATGCGAAGGCTGTGCCGACTGTTGCAGGAGTCAAACTCCCAGTCACTACATCCCCAGAAGCAGTTGGAGCAGCCACAAACAG ATTTAGGTTATAGTCCGGAATTGTGTCGGGCCCTGCGGACCTTTGAGCTGCCTGACTGCCAGGCCGATGAGCAGGCTTTGTGCCAGCAGTTTGATCAACCAGATCAAAACAGAAAATGGAGGGAGGGCATCATCAAGTCCAGCTTCAACTACCTGCTGCTCGACCCGAG AGTGACGAAAAACCTCCCATTCCGCAGTCGCACCATGACTCCACAGGAGTGTTTCCAGACATTTATCCACGCTATATTTTATGTGGGCAAAGGAAAACGCTCCCGCCCCTACAGCCACATGTATGAGGCTTTAGAGTACTTCAAAGGAGAAAAGACCGCCAAG AAACTGTGCCCCAAAGTGCAGCACATCCTTCAGGTGTGGAACGCCGAGCAGGGCGTCATCTCTCTGCATTGTTTCCAGAATGTCATTCCGGTGGAGGCTTACACAAGAGAGGCCTGCATGGTAGAGGCCATCG